In Rutidosis leptorrhynchoides isolate AG116_Rl617_1_P2 chromosome 2, CSIRO_AGI_Rlap_v1, whole genome shotgun sequence, one genomic interval encodes:
- the LOC139894258 gene encoding probable flavin-containing monooxygenase 1 produces MAMIISKIGIIGGGISGLAAAKQLSEYTPVVLEATESIGGVWKHCSFRTTKLQTPRCDYEFSDYPWPLRDNSSFPSYAEILDYLNSYANHFDLFKFIKFNSKVIEIRLASEQPPATGATGKGNIYNFPSGKPVWEVAVQTTTDGSSTSTANIQWYGFEFIVVCMGKYGDVPIIPKYRMNKGPEVFKGKVMHSQEYSNLNVEDSCRLLKGKKVVVVGYKKSAIDLAIECAQANQGEEGKTCTMVVRTCHWTVPHYSIWGLPFYLFYSTRFSQFFHQRPNQGALRTLLCHLLSPVRKAASNMIESYLLWKLPLVKYGLKPDHPFEEDYASCQMAILPESFFQEADKGSINFKRTSDEWWFWEGGVEFEDNAKIEADVVLLATGYDGKKKLTDVLPQPFTSFLEFPTGIMPLYRGTINPFIPNMAFIGYVESVSNLQTSEIRCKWLALLISGKFKLPSMEKMLEQITTEMEIMKKTTRFYKRTCISTFSINHNDEICQEMGWNSWRKNNWLAEAFSPYNSQDYQHDHRKLITSSKNLRT; encoded by the exons ATGGCCATGATTATTTCCAAGATAGGCATTATCGGAGGCGGCATAAGTGGTTTAGCTGCGGCCAAACAGCTGTCAGAATACACGCCAGTGGTGTTAGAAGCAACTGAATCAATTGGGGGTGTTTGGAAGCACTGCTCCTTTAGGACCACAAAGCTTCAAACGCCTCGTTGCGATTATGAATTCTCTGACTACCCTTGGCCACTGAGGGATAACTCCAGTTTCCCATCATATGCTGAGATACTCGATTATCTTAACTCGTATGCTAACCATTTTGACTTGTTCAAATTCATCAAGTTCAACTCAAAGGTGATTGAAATTCGGTTAGCCAGTGAACAGCCCCCAGCTACAGGTGCAACCGGCAAAGGTAATATTTATAATTTCCCCTCTGGGAAACCCGTTTGGGAGGTTGCTGTCCAGACGACAACAGATGGATCCAGTACTAGTACTGCTAATATTCAG TGGTATGGTTTTGAATTTATAGTGGTATGCATGGGGAAATATGGAGACGTACCCATAATACCAAAGTATAGGATGAACAAAGGCCCGGAGGTGTTCAAAGGAAAGGTAATGCATTCTCAAGAATACAGCAACCTCAATGTGGAAGACTCTTGCCGGCTTCTTAAAGGAAAAAAGGTAGTGGTTGTTGGTTACAAAAAATCAGCTATTGATCTTGCAATTGAATGTGCCCAAGCCAACCaag GTGAAGAAGGGAAAACGTGCACCATGGTTGTTAGGACTTGTCATTGGACAGTTCCACACTACTCGATATGGGGGTTACCCTTTTACTTGTTCTATTCAACCCGGTTTTCTCAGTTCTTCCATCAGAGACCAAATCAAGGCGCTCTCAGGACGCTTCTTTGTCACCTTTTATCACCTGTG AGAAAAGCAGCGTCCAATATGATAGAGTCTTATCTGCTATGGAAACTTCCCCTTGTGAAATATGGATTAAAACCCGATCACCCGTTTGAGGAAGACTATGCATCATGTCAGATGGCCATCTTGCCGGAAAGCTTCTTCCAGGAGGCCGATAAGGGGAGTATCAATTTCAAAAGAACATCAGACGAGTGGTGGTTTTGGGAAGGTGGTGTTGAGTTTGAAGATAATGCCAAGATAGAGGCTGATGTTGTGCTTCTTGCCACTGGTTATGACGGCAAAAAGAAGCTTACAGATGTACTTCCTCAACCATTTACAAGTTTCTTGGAATTTCCTACTGGCATAATGCCGTTATATAG AGGTACGATTAATCCATTCATTCCAAACATGGCGTTCATCGGTTACGTGGAAAGTGTTTCAAATCTGCAGACTTCAGAAATACGTTGCAAATGGTTAGCTCTGCTGATAAGTGGTAAGTTTAAGCTACCTAGCATGGAGAAAATGTTGGAGCAGATAACTACAGAAATGGAAATAATGAAGAAGACAACAAGGTTTTACAAGAGGACTTGCATTTCTACTTTTAGCATTAACCATAATGATGAAATATGTCAAGAGATGGGATGGAATTCTTGGAGGAAGAACAACTGGTTGGCTGAAGCATTCTCTCCTTACAACAGTCAAGACTATCAACACGATCATCGCAAATTAATAACTAGTTCGAAGAATTTAAGGACCTAA